The Flavobacteriales bacterium DNA segment CCCAAGGCGCTATTCAATCCCCAGAATACCAGTAGGATAAGCAGGATGGCCACCATGCCACCTATCAGACACAGAATGACAGATTCCACAAGGAATTGCAAGAGGATGAAAGCCTGTTTGGCACCTAGAGCCTTTTGGATCCCGATGATATTAGTGCGTTCCTTGACCGAAACGAACATGATGTTGGCAATGCCAAAACCACCTACCAGAATGGAGAACACTCCGATCACCAAGGCTACCATCTTGAAGAAACCGAATATCCCATCGAAGAAATTGGTGATCACACTCAACTCATCGATAGAGAAGTCGTTCTTTCTCCGCGGTGGAAGCTTGCGGATGGCCCGCAGTTTCCCCTCGATCTCGTCCATCAGAGCAATGTTGCTGACCCCGGGTTTGGAGGTGATGAGAAGCATATTCTCTGTTCGTGTGAGGTCAGCGATGTTCCTTCCGAATCCTGTGGGGACCATGACCACTTCATCGATCGAGCCACCTAGGAAACTTTCCCCTTCTCGCACCAGATGACCGATCACTACAGCCTTGCGTCCGCCCACCTTGATCGTACGGCCTATCGGATCCGAACCGCCAAAGAGGTCATCCACTATCTTGGCTCCTACCAAACATACCGCCTTTCCCATATTCTCCTCTGACGAGGTGAAGAATCGGCCTTCCTCGATCTCGAATGGATAGACCTGTTCCATCCCTTTGGAGCAGATGAGCACAGGTGCTGCATCGATCACATTGTTATAGTATCTGAGTTCGCGCATCACATCACATCGGAATGCCCCATTCTCTGCCTTGGTCAATCGGGACATGAGCATGTCCAGATCATCTATACTAGGCTCGGGCCGTTTGATGTATTCCCACCATGCATACTCCTCATCCCCTTCTTCCGGTGCCCAAGGCATCTTATGGACGAATATGAGATTGTCACCCATGGAGGAGAACATGCCTTTCACAGTATCCTCTAAG contains these protein-coding regions:
- a CDS encoding FtsX-like permease family protein, producing MLSFTEIKESLNFSTQSLLVNKLRTFLSLLGVTIGIFAIMSTFSAVDSLEDTVKGMFSSMGDNLIFVHKMPWAPEEGDEEYAWWEYIKRPEPSIDDLDMLMSRLTKAENGAFRCDVMRELRYYNNVIDAAPVLICSKGMEQVYPFEIEEGRFFTSSEENMGKAVCLVGAKIVDDLFGGSDPIGRTIKVGGRKAVVIGHLVREGESFLGGSIDEVVMVPTGFGRNIADLTRTENMLLITSKPGVSNIALMDEIEGKLRAIRKLPPRRKNDFSIDELSVITNFFDGIFGFFKMVALVIGVFSILVGGFGIANIMFVSVKERTNIIGIQKALGAKQAFILLQFLVESVILCLIGGMVAILLILLVFWGLNSALGSEFYLSWMNLVLCVSIAVIIGVIAGFVPAWQASRMDPVVAIRAS